In Malus sylvestris chromosome 16, drMalSylv7.2, whole genome shotgun sequence, the following are encoded in one genomic region:
- the LOC126607709 gene encoding serine carboxypeptidase-like 45, which yields MISLPWTTIVLTLLLLRITSSSFEAEAFPFLLDRITGLPGQPPVGFQQYSGYVTVDEKKQKALFYYLAEAEIDPASKPLVLWLNGGPGCSSLGVGAFSENGPFRPQGEVLVRNEHSWNTEANMLYLETPIGVGFSYSTDTSSYEGVTDHITARDNLLFLQKWLEKFPQYRNRSLYITGESYAGHYVPQLAELMLQFKKEYHFNLKGIALGNPVLEFATDFNSRAEFFWSHGLISDSTYNMFTSVCNYSRYVSEYYRGSLSPICARVMSQVSTETSKFVDKYDVTLDVCISSVFSQSKALLPQEVADTIDVCVEDEIVNYLNRPDVQKALHARLVGVRQWAVCSTILDYQHLDVEIPTITIIGNLIKAGIPVLVYSGDQDSVIPLTGSRKLVNGLAEQLRLSTTVPYRVWFGGQQVGGWTQVYGNMLSFATIRGASHEAPFSQPERSLVLFKSFLEGRPLPEMF from the exons ATGATTTCCCTACCATGGACAACCATTGTACTCACTCTACTTCTCCTCCGCATAACTTCTTCCTCCTTTGAAGCAGAAGCTTTTCCTTTTCTGCTCGATAGAATTACCGGGTTGCCGGGTCAGCCCCCAGTTGGGTTCCAGCAGTATTCGGGTTATGTGACCGTTGATGAGAAAAAGCAGAAGGCTCTGTTTTACTACTTAGctgaagcagaaatagatcCAGCTTCCAAGCCTCTTGTCCTCTGGCTCAATGGAG GTCCTGGTTGTTCTTCCCTTGGAGTCGGAGCATTTTCTGAGAACGGACCGTTTAGGCCCCAAGGAGAAGTCTTGGTTCGAAATGAACATAGCTGGAATACAG AAGCAAACATGCTGTACTTGGAGACACCAATTGGAGTGGGGTTCTCTTACTCAACGGATACATCTTCCTATGAGGGTGTAACCGATCACATCACAG CCAGGGACAATCTTCTGTTCTTGCAAAAGTGGTTAGAAAAGTTTCCCCAATACAGAAATAGAAGTCTGTATATTACCGGAGAAAGCTATGCTG GTCATTATGTTCCTCAGCTAGCAGAACTCATGCTCCAATTCAAGAAGGAATATCACTTCAATTTGAAAGGAATTGCT TTGGGCAATCCAGTCCTAGAATTTGCAACCGACTTCAATTCAAGAGCTGAGTTCTTCTGGTCTCATGGGTTGATATCTGATTCGACATACAACATGTTCACTTCCGTTTGCAACTACTCGCGGTATGTGAGTGAATATTACAGGGGCTCACTTTCGCCTATTTGTGCGAGGGTGATGAGCCAAGTGAGCACAGAAACCAGTAAATTTGTTGACAAGTATGACGTCACCCTTGATGTTTGTATATCATCTGTGTTCTCCCAATCCAAAGCCCTCCTTCCTCAG GAAGTTGCTGACACAATAGATGTATGTGTAGAGGATGAAATAGTTAATTATCTGAACAGGCCAGACGTGCAGAAGGCGCTTCATGCTCGTCTTGTTGGAGTTCGTCAATGGGCAGTTTGCAGCAC CATACTGGATTATCAGCATCTGGATGTGGAGATACCAACGATCACAATCATAGGCAATCTCATCAAAGCAGGAATACCAGTCTTGGTTTACAG CGGCGACCAAGATTCTGTTATCCCGTTGACTGGAAGTCGAAAGTTAGTTAACGGACTCGCAGAGCAGTTAAGATTAAGTACCACTGTGCCTTATAGAGTCTGGTTTGGAGGGCAGCAG GTTGGTGGATGGACTCAAGTTTATGGTAATATGCTTTCTTTTGCCACCATTAGAGGAGCATCACACGAAGCGCCATTCTCGCAGCCTGAGAGATCACTCGTGCTGTTCAAGTCGTTTTTGGAGGGCCGGCCTCTACCAGAAATGTTCTGA
- the LOC126606228 gene encoding coiled-coil domain-containing protein SCD2-like isoform X3 — translation MDRRRTDSPVYARQWTSESTTTVGGATSPAMSPVRGHHARSSSASGISNIKRTQNFAAKAAAQRLAQVMASQTADGDDDEDDDLGFRYSVPPPLSVSRNANSPGAKPAAPSLKSTTRSPSPALEMLQEENENILDKLRHEEERCDETEARIRELEKQVAAFGEGLSLDAKFLSRKEAALRQKEVALKDAKQSKDGAFKEVASLRSEVEKAKEASATVMRQLHRAESEVKSLQSMTQRMILTQEEMEEVVLKRCWLARNWGLAAKLGICADIAVSKYEYWSSLAPLPFEVVISAGQKAKEERWEKGNDDVERRNKLVQDLNDLTGEGNIESMLAVEMGLKELASLKVEGEIVLALAQQRRPNSARLSFSGMHYIKSPADPKFMEAIELSPEESEDVLFKEAWLTYFWRRAKVLGIEEDIAKERVQFWINRSRHAPTSHDAVDVEEGLMELRKLGIESRLWEESRKAIDQEYSSASVAQKSAPQ, via the exons ATGGACCGGAGGCGAACCGACAGCCCGGTCTACGCCCGCCAGTGGACGAGCGAGTCCACCACCACTGTCGGCGGAGCTACATCTCCTGCAATGTCGCCGGTGCGCGGCCACCACGCGCGGTCCTCCTCCGCCAGCGGAATCTCCAACATTAAACGCACTCAGAACTTTGCCGCCAAGGCCGCGGCCCAGCGCCTCGCTCAGGTCATGGCCTCTCAGACCGCCGACGGCGACGACGACGAAGATGATGATCTAGGATTCCGGTACAGTGTTCCGCCGCCGCTCTCTGTGTCGAGGAATGCCAACAGTCCCGGTGCTAAGCCGGCGGCGCCGTCTTTGAAGTCCACTACTAGATCACCTTCGCCCGCG CTTGAAATGCTACAAGAAGAGAATGAGAATATTCTTGATAAG CTTAGACATGAAGAAGAGAGATGCGACGAGACAGAGGCTAGAATTCGGGAACTTGAAAAACAG GTTGCTGCGTTTGGCGAAGGCTTGTCTTTGGATGCAAAATTCTTGAGCAG AAAGGAAGCTGCCTTGCGGCAAAAAGAG gTTGCACTTAAAGATGCAAAACAGTCAAAAGATGGGGCCTTTAAGGAAGTTGCGTCCCTTCGGTCTGAAGTTGAG aaagcaaaagaagcgaGTGCCACTGTTATGAGACAACTTCATAGAGCTGAATCAGAAGTGAAATCCTTACAGTCAATGACACAAAGAATGATATTGACTCAGGAAGAAATG GAAGAAGTAGTCCTCAAGAGGTGTTGGCTTGCACGCAATTGGGGTTTAGCTGCAAAGCTTG GTATATGTGCAGATATTGCAGTATCTAAGTATGAATACTGGTCATCATTAGCTCCTCTCCCATTTGAGGTCGTCATTTCTGCAGGACAAAAGGCTAAGGAGGAACGTTGGGAAAAAG GTAATGATGATGTTGAGAGGAGAAACAAACTGGTGCAAGACTTGAATGATCTAACTGGAGAAGGAAACATTGAGAGTATGCTTGCAGTTGAAATGGGATTGAAAGAGCTTGCTTCCTTGAAG GTTGAGGGTGAAATTGTGCTTGCATTGGCCCAACAACGGCGTCCAAACTCTGCTCGATTATCATTCTCGGGTATGCATT ATATCAAATCACCTGCTGATCCAAAGTTTATGGAGGCCATTG AGTTGAGTCCAGAGGAGTCGGAGGATGTTCTTTTTAAGGAG GCATGGCTTACTTATTTTTGGAGAAGAGCCAAAGTTCTTGGTATAGAGGAGGACATTGCCAAAGAAAGAGTTCAATTTTGGATTAACCGCAGTAGGCATGCACCGACTTCACATGATGCTGTTGATG TTGAGGAAGGGTTGATGGAACTCAGGAAATTGGGAATTGAGAGCCGGCTGTGGGAGGAATCCCGCAAGGCAATCGATCAAGAGTACTCTTCCGCATCTGTTGCGCAGAAATCCGCTCCACAATGA
- the LOC126606228 gene encoding coiled-coil domain-containing protein SCD2-like isoform X2 — translation MDRRRTDSPVYARQWTSESTTTVGGATSPAMSPVRGHHARSSSASGISNIKRTQNFAAKAAAQRLAQVMASQTADGDDDEDDDLGFRYSVPPPLSVSRNANSPGAKPAAPSLKSTTRSPSPALARNSLDVTPQVHSTSAGRPAMSLRAAPPLVPPNRTTLRTATSMPPLDPPTTNSKKENRFLSEIGNYKSKDPGDQRDSSALRDELEMLQEENENILDKLRHEEERCDETEARIRELEKQVAAFGEGLSLDAKFLSRKEAALRQKEVALKDAKQSKDGAFKEVASLRSEVEKAKEASATVMRQLHRAESEVKSLQSMTQRMILTQEEMEEVVLKRCWLARNWGLAAKLGICADIAVSKYEYWSSLAPLPFEVVISAGQKAKEERWEKGNDDVERRNKLVQDLNDLTGEGNIESMLAVEMGLKELASLKVEGEIVLALAQQRRPNSARLSFSDIKSPADPKFMEAIELSPEESEDVLFKEAWLTYFWRRAKVLGIEEDIAKERVQFWINRSRHAPTSHDAVDVEEGLMELRKLGIESRLWEESRKAIDQEYSSASVAQKSAPQ, via the exons ATGGACCGGAGGCGAACCGACAGCCCGGTCTACGCCCGCCAGTGGACGAGCGAGTCCACCACCACTGTCGGCGGAGCTACATCTCCTGCAATGTCGCCGGTGCGCGGCCACCACGCGCGGTCCTCCTCCGCCAGCGGAATCTCCAACATTAAACGCACTCAGAACTTTGCCGCCAAGGCCGCGGCCCAGCGCCTCGCTCAGGTCATGGCCTCTCAGACCGCCGACGGCGACGACGACGAAGATGATGATCTAGGATTCCGGTACAGTGTTCCGCCGCCGCTCTCTGTGTCGAGGAATGCCAACAGTCCCGGTGCTAAGCCGGCGGCGCCGTCTTTGAAGTCCACTACTAGATCACCTTCGCCCGCG TTAGCTCGGAACTCCTTAGACGTAACTCCACAAGTTCACTCAACATCAGCAGGAAGGCCAGCAATGTCTCTTCGTGCAGCACCTCCATTGGTACCACCCAATAGAACAACACTGAGGACAGCAACTTCCATGCCGCCATTGGATCCTCCCACCACTAATAGCAAAAAAGAGAATAG ATTCTTGTCAGAAATAGGAAATTACAAATCAAAAGATCCAGGAGATCAACGAGACTCTTCTGCACTCCGTGATGAA CTTGAAATGCTACAAGAAGAGAATGAGAATATTCTTGATAAG CTTAGACATGAAGAAGAGAGATGCGACGAGACAGAGGCTAGAATTCGGGAACTTGAAAAACAG GTTGCTGCGTTTGGCGAAGGCTTGTCTTTGGATGCAAAATTCTTGAGCAG AAAGGAAGCTGCCTTGCGGCAAAAAGAG gTTGCACTTAAAGATGCAAAACAGTCAAAAGATGGGGCCTTTAAGGAAGTTGCGTCCCTTCGGTCTGAAGTTGAG aaagcaaaagaagcgaGTGCCACTGTTATGAGACAACTTCATAGAGCTGAATCAGAAGTGAAATCCTTACAGTCAATGACACAAAGAATGATATTGACTCAGGAAGAAATG GAAGAAGTAGTCCTCAAGAGGTGTTGGCTTGCACGCAATTGGGGTTTAGCTGCAAAGCTTG GTATATGTGCAGATATTGCAGTATCTAAGTATGAATACTGGTCATCATTAGCTCCTCTCCCATTTGAGGTCGTCATTTCTGCAGGACAAAAGGCTAAGGAGGAACGTTGGGAAAAAG GTAATGATGATGTTGAGAGGAGAAACAAACTGGTGCAAGACTTGAATGATCTAACTGGAGAAGGAAACATTGAGAGTATGCTTGCAGTTGAAATGGGATTGAAAGAGCTTGCTTCCTTGAAG GTTGAGGGTGAAATTGTGCTTGCATTGGCCCAACAACGGCGTCCAAACTCTGCTCGATTATCATTCTCGG ATATCAAATCACCTGCTGATCCAAAGTTTATGGAGGCCATTG AGTTGAGTCCAGAGGAGTCGGAGGATGTTCTTTTTAAGGAG GCATGGCTTACTTATTTTTGGAGAAGAGCCAAAGTTCTTGGTATAGAGGAGGACATTGCCAAAGAAAGAGTTCAATTTTGGATTAACCGCAGTAGGCATGCACCGACTTCACATGATGCTGTTGATG TTGAGGAAGGGTTGATGGAACTCAGGAAATTGGGAATTGAGAGCCGGCTGTGGGAGGAATCCCGCAAGGCAATCGATCAAGAGTACTCTTCCGCATCTGTTGCGCAGAAATCCGCTCCACAATGA
- the LOC126606228 gene encoding coiled-coil domain-containing protein SCD2-like isoform X1 — protein sequence MDRRRTDSPVYARQWTSESTTTVGGATSPAMSPVRGHHARSSSASGISNIKRTQNFAAKAAAQRLAQVMASQTADGDDDEDDDLGFRYSVPPPLSVSRNANSPGAKPAAPSLKSTTRSPSPALARNSLDVTPQVHSTSAGRPAMSLRAAPPLVPPNRTTLRTATSMPPLDPPTTNSKKENRFLSEIGNYKSKDPGDQRDSSALRDELEMLQEENENILDKLRHEEERCDETEARIRELEKQVAAFGEGLSLDAKFLSRKEAALRQKEVALKDAKQSKDGAFKEVASLRSEVEKAKEASATVMRQLHRAESEVKSLQSMTQRMILTQEEMEEVVLKRCWLARNWGLAAKLGICADIAVSKYEYWSSLAPLPFEVVISAGQKAKEERWEKGNDDVERRNKLVQDLNDLTGEGNIESMLAVEMGLKELASLKVEGEIVLALAQQRRPNSARLSFSGMHYIKSPADPKFMEAIELSPEESEDVLFKEAWLTYFWRRAKVLGIEEDIAKERVQFWINRSRHAPTSHDAVDVEEGLMELRKLGIESRLWEESRKAIDQEYSSASVAQKSAPQ from the exons ATGGACCGGAGGCGAACCGACAGCCCGGTCTACGCCCGCCAGTGGACGAGCGAGTCCACCACCACTGTCGGCGGAGCTACATCTCCTGCAATGTCGCCGGTGCGCGGCCACCACGCGCGGTCCTCCTCCGCCAGCGGAATCTCCAACATTAAACGCACTCAGAACTTTGCCGCCAAGGCCGCGGCCCAGCGCCTCGCTCAGGTCATGGCCTCTCAGACCGCCGACGGCGACGACGACGAAGATGATGATCTAGGATTCCGGTACAGTGTTCCGCCGCCGCTCTCTGTGTCGAGGAATGCCAACAGTCCCGGTGCTAAGCCGGCGGCGCCGTCTTTGAAGTCCACTACTAGATCACCTTCGCCCGCG TTAGCTCGGAACTCCTTAGACGTAACTCCACAAGTTCACTCAACATCAGCAGGAAGGCCAGCAATGTCTCTTCGTGCAGCACCTCCATTGGTACCACCCAATAGAACAACACTGAGGACAGCAACTTCCATGCCGCCATTGGATCCTCCCACCACTAATAGCAAAAAAGAGAATAG ATTCTTGTCAGAAATAGGAAATTACAAATCAAAAGATCCAGGAGATCAACGAGACTCTTCTGCACTCCGTGATGAA CTTGAAATGCTACAAGAAGAGAATGAGAATATTCTTGATAAG CTTAGACATGAAGAAGAGAGATGCGACGAGACAGAGGCTAGAATTCGGGAACTTGAAAAACAG GTTGCTGCGTTTGGCGAAGGCTTGTCTTTGGATGCAAAATTCTTGAGCAG AAAGGAAGCTGCCTTGCGGCAAAAAGAG gTTGCACTTAAAGATGCAAAACAGTCAAAAGATGGGGCCTTTAAGGAAGTTGCGTCCCTTCGGTCTGAAGTTGAG aaagcaaaagaagcgaGTGCCACTGTTATGAGACAACTTCATAGAGCTGAATCAGAAGTGAAATCCTTACAGTCAATGACACAAAGAATGATATTGACTCAGGAAGAAATG GAAGAAGTAGTCCTCAAGAGGTGTTGGCTTGCACGCAATTGGGGTTTAGCTGCAAAGCTTG GTATATGTGCAGATATTGCAGTATCTAAGTATGAATACTGGTCATCATTAGCTCCTCTCCCATTTGAGGTCGTCATTTCTGCAGGACAAAAGGCTAAGGAGGAACGTTGGGAAAAAG GTAATGATGATGTTGAGAGGAGAAACAAACTGGTGCAAGACTTGAATGATCTAACTGGAGAAGGAAACATTGAGAGTATGCTTGCAGTTGAAATGGGATTGAAAGAGCTTGCTTCCTTGAAG GTTGAGGGTGAAATTGTGCTTGCATTGGCCCAACAACGGCGTCCAAACTCTGCTCGATTATCATTCTCGGGTATGCATT ATATCAAATCACCTGCTGATCCAAAGTTTATGGAGGCCATTG AGTTGAGTCCAGAGGAGTCGGAGGATGTTCTTTTTAAGGAG GCATGGCTTACTTATTTTTGGAGAAGAGCCAAAGTTCTTGGTATAGAGGAGGACATTGCCAAAGAAAGAGTTCAATTTTGGATTAACCGCAGTAGGCATGCACCGACTTCACATGATGCTGTTGATG TTGAGGAAGGGTTGATGGAACTCAGGAAATTGGGAATTGAGAGCCGGCTGTGGGAGGAATCCCGCAAGGCAATCGATCAAGAGTACTCTTCCGCATCTGTTGCGCAGAAATCCGCTCCACAATGA